AGAAGGAGGATTTTATAACGGTTCGGGATTGACTAACCAAAAAGTATGGCATAAAGAAATAAACTACTCCGCCAAAGCACAATTCATTTTTACTAAAGGATTAAATCTCACACTGAGCGTACAAAGTATTCAGCCTGAAGAAGTGCGCATGCAGTCTTATGATGCCGGTGTGTATTATGAATTCAATCGTTTTCATATCGAAGGAGAGTATTTATATAAACGATATTGCGACAATGCATTCGGAGATGTTCAAGCTGTAAATACTTTCATCAATTACGACCTACCACTCCGTAAATTATTCAACAAAATGTCTTTCCTGCTACGCTATGACATGATGACCGACCAAAGTGATGCCAAGACCACCGATAATGAAACAGGCAAACTAACCATCACTGACTATAAACGCCAACGTCTGACGGGAGGCATCACTTTCAGCCTAAGTAAAGCTTTTCACACTGACTTACGGTTAAATTACGAGAAATATTTCTATGCCCAAAACAGTATAGCCAAAGAATCAGAACAAGACAAAATTGTATTAGAATTAATGATCCGTTTCTAAAACAGATCATTTATCCTTTTTTTGTGCCATAAAGATAACAAGAGGATAACAAATATAATAAGAAGAATCTGTGGAAATGAAAAAAGTAAGGGATGAGAAAAGACTGGCAGCCTGAAGAATTCTTCTCCTGCCTTTCCATAAACAAATAAAGCCCCCGCATTCTTTCCGGAATACGGGGGCTTCTCTAAAACGGCGACTACCTACTCTCCCACTGTTACGCAGTACCATCGGCGTGACCGGGCTTAACTTCTCTGTTCGGAATGGGAAGAGGTGGAACCCCGGTGCTGTAGTCACCTGAATAAGGCAGACATGATGCAAAAAGTAAAGTCATGCGTAATTAATCATTACGATATGCTGAACGTATATATCCCCCATACTACGGAAGACAAAAAGTCAACGGGCAATTAGTAATGCTCGGCTGTGACATCGCTGCCTGTACACCTGCATCCTATCAACGTCATAGTCTTTGACGACCCTGAGAAATCTAATCTTGTGGCTGGCTTCGTACTTAGATGCTTTCAGCACTTATCCAATCCCGACTTAGATACCCGGCAATGCACCTGGCGGCACAACCGGTAAACCAGAGGTCAGTCCAACACGGTCCTCTCGTACTAGTGTCAGAGCCACGCAAATTTCATACGCCCACGATAGATAGAGACCGAACTGTCTCACGACGTTCTGAACCCAGCTCGCGTGCCACTTTAATGGGCGAACAGCCCAACCCTTGGGACCTTCTCCAGCCCCAGGATGTGACGAGCCGACATCGAGGTGCCAAACCCCTCCGTCGATATGAGCTCTTGGGAGGGATCAGCCTGTTATCCCCGGAGTACCTTTTATCCTTTGAGCGATGTCCCTTCCATACGGAAACACCGGATCACTATGCTCTAGTTTCCTACCTGATCGACTTGTCAGTCTCCCAGTCAAGCGCCCTTATGCCATTACACTCTGCCGACGGTTACCAATCGTCGTGAGGGCACCTTTAGAAGCCTCCGTTACACTTTTGGAGGCGACCACCCCAGTCAAACTACCCACCAAACAGTGTCCCCGCATCAGCGGGTTAGAACTCAAATAATCAAAGGGCCGTATTTCAACAGCGGCTCCACAAATACTGGCGTACCTGATTCAAAGCCTCCGGCCTATCCTACACATCAATCACCCAAATTCAATGTTAAGCTATAGTAAAGGTTCACGGGGTCTTTTCGTCCCATCGCGGGTAATCGGCATCTTCACCGATACTACAATTTCACTGAGCTCACGGTTGAGACAGCGTCCAGATCATTACACCATTCGTGCAGGTCGGAACTTACCCGACAAGGAATTTCGCTACCTTAGGACCGTTATAGTTACGGCCGCCGTTTACTGGGGCTTCAATTCAATGCTTCTCTTGCGATGACATCTCCTCTTAACCTTCCAGCACCGGGCAGGTGTCAGGCTATATACCTCATGTTTCCATTTCGCATAGCCCTGTGTTTTTGTTAAACAGTTGCCTGGACCTATTCTCTGCGCCTCACATTGCTGTGAGGACCCTTTATCCCGAAGTTACAGGGTCAATTTGCCTAGTTCCTTAACCGTGATTCACTCAAGCGCCTTAGTATATTCAACCCGACTACGTGTGTCCGTTTACGGTACGGGTACCAACAGGATGAAGTTTAGCGGATTTTCTCGGGAGTATGATTACATGCGCTATCGGATTGTTCGAAGAACGCTCCGTACTGTCAGGTTCGACTCTTGCACCGGATTTGCCTGGCACAATCAACATCTACACCCTTCAACCATCTATTCCGTCAGATGGCGGCATTGTCACTGCTCCGTCTCCACGTCACTCCTGAAGGTAGTACCGGAATATTAACCGGTTCTGCCATCGGCCTCGCCGTTCGGCTGAGCCTTAGGACCCGACTGACCCTGATCCGATTAGCGTTGATCAGGAAACCTTAGTCTTTCGGCGAGGGGGTTTCCCACCCCCTTTATCGTTACTTATACCTACATTTGCTTTTCCACACGCTCCAGAAGGGCTCACGCCCCGCCTTCAACGCCGAGTGGAATGCTCCCCTACCGATGATTTCTCATCCCAAAGCTTCGGTAGAACACTTATGCCCGATTATTATCCACGCCAAACTCCTCGACTAGTGAGCTGTTACGCACTCTTTAAATGAATGGCTGCTTCCAAGCCAACATCCTAGCTGTCTTAGCAATCTGACTTCGTTAGTTCAACTTAGTGTTCATTTCGGGACCTTAGCTGTTGGTCCGGATTGTTCTCCTTTAGGACATGGACCTTAGCACCCATGCCCTCACTCCTGACATAGAACTGGTACGCATTCGGAGTTTGTCAAGACTTGATAGGCGGTGAAGCCCTCGCATCTTATCAGTCGCTCTACCTCATACCAGTATAAGTCAAGGCTGCACCTAAATGCATTTCGGGGAGTACGAGCTATCTCCAAGTTTGATTAGCCTTTCACCCCCACCCTCAGGTCATCCAGAAGCTTTTCAACGCTTATTGGTTCGGTCCTCCAGATGGTGTTACCCATCCTTCAACCTGCCCAAGGGTAGATCACTTGGTTTCGCGTCTACTCCTTCCGACTATACGCCCTATTAAGACTCGCTTTCGCTTCGGATACGCGACTGAGTCGCTTAACCTCGCCGGAAAAAGTAACTCGTAGGTTCATTATGCAAAAGGCACGCCGTCACACCAAAAGGTGCTCCGACCGCTTGTAGGCGCATGGTTTCAGGAACTATTTCACTCTTCTGTTCGAAGTGCTTTTCACCTTTCCCTCACGGTACTGGTTCACTATCGGTCTCTCGGGAGTATTTAGCCTTACCGGATGGTCCCGGCAGATTCACGCAGAATTCCTCGTGCTCCGCGCTACTCAGGATACCACTAAGGTTCGGTCGGCTTCGTGTACCGGGTTGTCACCGTCTATGACTGAACTTTCCAGATCATTCCACTCACCAACTTTCGTCCCACGACGTGGTCCTACAACCCCATACATGCCGTAACATGTATGGTTTGGGCTGTTCCCCGTTCGCTCGCCACTACTGGGGGAATCATTATTTATTTTCTGTTCCTGCAGGTACTAAGATGTTTCAGTTCCCTGCGTTAGCCTTCTGCTATGCAGAATGGTTAGTCTTCAACTAACCGGGTTGTCCCATTCGGAAATCTCCGGATCAAAGGTCATTTGCACCTACCCGAAGCTTATCGCAGCTTATCACGTCCTTCATCGCCTCCGAGAGCCAAGGCATCCGCCATGCGCCCTTGCTTACTTTTTGTCTTACCGATCACGTATGGTCGATATATACTTTCAGCTCTTACTTTACTTTTTTCGTTACATCATGTCATAGTTCGCTTTGCAAACAGTTGATAGTTGAGAATTGATAGTTGAAAGTTTCAAAAATCAATCACACTAAGACTGTCGCTGAGTGGAGAATAACGGATTCGAACCGTTGACCCCCTGCGTGCAAAGCAGGTGCTCTAGCCAGCTGAGCTAATCCCCCGTTTTTTAGTTGAAAGTGGAAGTGGAAAGCTGAAAGTTACAATAACCATCAACCTTGAACTGTCAACTTCTAACTCTTTACGTAGTCCCAGGCAGAGTTGAACTGCCGACCTCTACATTATCAGTGTAGCGCTCTAACCAACTGAGCTATAGGACTGTCGAGTTCAACCTCGCCTTACGGCTCGGCTTCTTCTTTCTCATTATATCATAATAAACAAGTACGCGTAGTACGAAGAGGTTCTGATGTCAGTATCACTGAAAGAACCAACTTTTAATTTTCAACCTTCAACTTTGAACTTTGAACTTCAAAATCGAAGATTTTGATTGAGCGTCGCTCCAGAAAGGAGGTGTTCCAGCCGCACCTTCCGGTACGGCTACCTTGTTACGACTTAGCCCCAATCACCAGTTTTACCCTAGGGCGCTCCTCGCGGTTACGCACTTCAGGTACCCCCGGCTTTCATGGCTTGACGGGCGGTGTGTACAAGGCCCGGGAACGTATTCACCGCGCCGTGGCTGATGCGCGATTACTAGCGAATCCAGCTTCGTGGAGTCGGGTTGCAGACTCCAGTCCGAACTGAGAGAGGTTTTTGGGATTGGCATCACATCGCTGTGTAGCTGCCTTCTGTACCCCCCATTGTAACACGTGTGTAGCCCCGGACGTAAGGGCCGTGCTGATTTGACGTCATCCCAACCTTCCTCACATCTTACGACGGCAGTCTCCATAGAGTCCCCAGCATTGCCTGATGGTAACTATAGATAAGGGTTGCGCTCGTTATGGCACTTAAGCCGACACCTCACGGCACGAGCTGACGACAACCATGCAGCACCTTCACAGAGACCTTGCGGCTATATAGTTTCCTACATATTCCTCTGCAATTCAAGCCCGGGTAAGGTTCCTCGCGTATCATCGAATTAAACCACATGTTCCTCCGCTTGTGCGGGCCCCCGTCAATTCCTTTGAGTTTCACCGTTGCCGGCGTACTCCCCAGGTGGAATACTTAACGCTTTCGCTTGGCCGCTGACTGTGTATCGCCAACAGCGAGTATTCATCGTTTACTGTGCGGACTACCAGGGTATCTAATCCTGTTTGATACCCGCACTTTCGAGCATGAACGTCAGTTACAGTCCAGCAGGCTGCCTTCGCAATCGGAGTTCTTCGTGATATCTAAGCATTTCACCGCTACACCACGAATTCCGCCTGCCTATACTGCACTCAAGAGCCCCAGTATCAACTGCAATTTTACGGTTGAGCCGCAAACTTTCACAACTGACTTAAGACCCCGTCTGCGCTCCCTTTAAACCCAATAAATCCGGATAACGCTCGGATCCTCCGTATTACCGCGGCTGCTGGCACGGAGTTAGCCGATCCTTATTCATAAGGTACATGCAAAAGGCCACACGTGGCCCGTTTTATTCCCTTATAAAAGAAGTTTACAACCCATAGGGCAGTCATCCTTCACGCTACTTGGCTGGTTCAGGCTCTCGCCCATTGACCAATATTCCTCACTGCTGCCTCCCGTAGGAGTTTGGACCGTGTCTCAGTTCCAATGTGGGGGACCTTCCTCTCAGAACCCCTATCCATCGATGCCTTGGTGGGCCGTTACCCCGCCAACAAGCTAATGGAACGCATCCCCATCTTCCACCGAAATTCTTTAACTGAAAAAGGATGACCTCTTTCAGTGCCATCGGGCATTAATCTTTCTTTCGAAAGGCTATTCCCGAGTGGAAGGCAGGTTGGATACGTGTTACTCACCCGTGCGCCGGTCGCCATCTGTCATATTGCTATGACAATGCTGCCCCTCGACTTGCATGTGTTAAGCCTGTAGCTAGCGTTCATCCTGAGCCAGGATCAAACTCTTCATTGTAAAAGTATTGTCAATCGGCATTGCTGCCGGTCTTTGCTCTGTTCAGGACGCTCGGTTTATTAAAAGTTTATCTTTACCTATTTATCATAAGTATTGACGGTTCTTTCATTATACCCAAGACACTCGTCTTTATAAAAAAAGTCAAGTGCCTTGCTCTTGTACTACTTGTATTGTTTATGTAAATCTGTTCAAAGATCGCTTGTTTCAAATCGGCTTTCTTTAGGAAAGCGGATGCAAAGGTAAGAACTTTTAAGTATATGCTCCAAATATTTCTGAAGTTTTTTTCTTTTTTTCTTTCTCCTCGTCGTCTCTCTTTGCGAAAGGGAGGGGAAAGGGAAAAAGGGACTGCCCTCATGATCCGTCTCTCTCAGAATGTCAATCTCAAGGCTCCCCGTCTCTTGGAAAGCGGGTGCAAAAGTAGAGATTTTACAAACACGAAACAAATATATCCAAACCTTTTTCTGAAGTTTTTTTCAATACAATACCTAACAGGCTGATTGACAAAGGAAGAGGGAAGACATGGTTTTATGCCGATGGAGAAGGAAGATTAAAAAAGAAGAAGGGGACACATTATATATATAAAGCGGGCGAAGGGGAAGGGAAGGAGCAGGCACGGGAATCGGGGGGAACGGGAAAAGATCCATGCGGCCGCAAACGGCGTGAAAAGGAAGGAAGAAAGTAAGATAAAAGAGAAGAATATATCATCTATATATCGCGTTACCTGCATCTATAGATCCACCGGACTGCATCTATAGATCCAGGTTACTCGATATATAGATCCAGGTAACGCGATATATAGATGCAGGATAGTGGGTATATAGATGCGAAAAATGCAGGATACAAATGCAGAAGATTAAGAACAGGACAACACACTAAGAAAATAAATATATAGACAAGGAAATTATTTATGGACGTTTGCGCCAATCATCTTTCACATAACTATCCGGATAGATTGTTTTATCAACGATCTCACCATCTTTTAAATGAAGCCAAGTAGTGAATGTACGGACTTTTTCTTTCATCAGAATAACGCGAGCACCATTGGACAAATGATTATATTCAGTATTTCCCCCAGTAAAGCGACCGTAAGCTAACAGGATTCCCTTCCACATCACTGCATAATCATTGTCGTGGTCATGCCCGACAAAAGTAGCCATCACATCGCCTGCCTCCTTCATGGCTGCAAACATACCTGTATTCAAAGCAGCAGAACAGGCCTTTTCCATACGAGTACCTACCAATATGGTATTTTCATCCGTAACGGCTTCATTATATTCGGGCAAAGGAATATGAAAAAAAGCTAAAGCCGGTAAAGGCTTTCCACCGTTTTTTGCCGTATAAGCAGCACTTTGCTGACGATACCAATTCACCTGATCAAAAGTTAGCCAATCATACCCCTTCACATCCGACAACTTAGAATAAGAATGGGAATCAAAACAATAAAGTAAAGCAGCTTCTTTCTTACCATCCGAGGATTTCAACGTAAGAATATAGTCAGGAGATTCCGCCTCGCCACGGTCGGGCTGCATATTGAAGGGCATAGAACGGATAACATCATACAACTCTGCACGCGTTTTACCTTGTTCATTATCGTGGTTGCCAAATGTTACAACAAAAGGGATCTTACGAGAAGAAACGCAGGCCAACACGGTACGCATAGCCGTATCGGCCGGAGCAGCATATATCACATCACCCGTAAAGATTACCAGATCGGGGCGTTCTGCATCAAGCACTTCATTTATACGCCTCAAGGCAATATCCGAAGCTGGATTACCATACTTAAAATGAACATCGGTAAACTGTACGATTTTAAACTCACCGTTTTTATTGAACTTCAAAGGCGCAACTTGTGCCCGGCATAACAGGACGGGCAAAAGCACTAAACCAAGAATTAATAAAATCTTCTTCATTTTAGTTTCTAAGTTTAAGACCGACTGAAAAGATTCTTTGATAATCAATCAGTCTGTATTTTTAGTAATCAGCACGCTGGCATAAGCAGAAATACCTTCTTCCCTACCCGTAAAACCAAGTTTCTCCGTAGTAGTGGCCTTGATGGAAACATCATCTTCTTCCACGCCCATTACCGCAGCCAAAACTTGCTGCATCCCAGGGATATACTCTTTCAATTTGGGCCGTTCCGCACAAATGGTAGCATCAATATTACCCACCGAATAACCTTTGGTAGCTATCAGTTCTACTGTCTGTTTTAATAATATCTTACTATCAATATTTTTAAACTCACCAACTGTATCAGGAAAATGGTAGCCGATGTCGCGCATATTCGCTGCTCCCAACAATGCATCGCAAATGGCATGAATAAGCACATCTGCATCAGAGTGCCCCAACAGTCCTTTCACATGCTCCAAACGAATACCTCCCAACCATAATTCACGCCCTTCCACCAACTGATGAACATCAAAACCAAAGCCTATACGTATTTTCATTTTTCTTTCTAATTTATCTTACCGTTATTTATACCGTATTTCAACGTATATAAAAATCGAGTAACTTACTTTTCCCAAGATATCCCTGCAAATGCTGGCCTATACTGACGGGCCCCACGCCCATTGGAGTGCCTGTAAACAACAAATCCCCTATTTTCAACGTCATAAACCGACTGACATAAGCAATTATATCATCTACTCCAAACAGCATATCCGAAGTGCTACCACGTTGTACTTCTTTCTCATCAATCGTCAGATGAAAATTGAGAT
Above is a window of Bacteroides helcogenes P 36-108 DNA encoding:
- a CDS encoding porin yields the protein MKKRTLILSIVLLSLTANAQEYSGSEDGKKIEKEKMETQDYLPEVHGTIRSKYEYQTTMGAGRFEVRNARISVTGNILPVVAYKAEIDLSDEGQIKMLDAYARLFPTKGLTVTAGQMRVPFTIDAHRSPHQQYFANRSFIAKQVGNVRDVGLTLGYTLPTDMPIIIEGGFYNGSGLTNQKVWHKEINYSAKAQFIFTKGLNLTLSVQSIQPEEVRMQSYDAGVYYEFNRFHIEGEYLYKRYCDNAFGDVQAVNTFINYDLPLRKLFNKMSFLLRYDMMTDQSDAKTTDNETGKLTITDYKRQRLTGGITFSLSKAFHTDLRLNYEKYFYAQNSIAKESEQDKIVLELMIRF
- a CDS encoding metallophosphoesterase family protein, producing MKKILLILGLVLLPVLLCRAQVAPLKFNKNGEFKIVQFTDVHFKYGNPASDIALRRINEVLDAERPDLVIFTGDVIYAAPADTAMRTVLACVSSRKIPFVVTFGNHDNEQGKTRAELYDVIRSMPFNMQPDRGEAESPDYILTLKSSDGKKEAALLYCFDSHSYSKLSDVKGYDWLTFDQVNWYRQQSAAYTAKNGGKPLPALAFFHIPLPEYNEAVTDENTILVGTRMEKACSAALNTGMFAAMKEAGDVMATFVGHDHDNDYAVMWKGILLAYGRFTGGNTEYNHLSNGARVILMKEKVRTFTTWLHLKDGEIVDKTIYPDSYVKDDWRKRP
- the ispF gene encoding 2-C-methyl-D-erythritol 2,4-cyclodiphosphate synthase, whose amino-acid sequence is MKIRIGFGFDVHQLVEGRELWLGGIRLEHVKGLLGHSDADVLIHAICDALLGAANMRDIGYHFPDTVGEFKNIDSKILLKQTVELIATKGYSVGNIDATICAERPKLKEYIPGMQQVLAAVMGVEEDDVSIKATTTEKLGFTGREEGISAYASVLITKNTD